The proteins below are encoded in one region of Cyclopterus lumpus isolate fCycLum1 chromosome 8, fCycLum1.pri, whole genome shotgun sequence:
- the LOC117734779 gene encoding vesicle-fusing ATPase yields MRLTPSLVISIMVVIFFKTMQAARCPTDELSLSNCAVVNEKDLQSGQHVTVKTTPNHKFVFTVTTHHTVAPGSIAFSLPQRKWAGLSIGQEVEVANYNFDKSKQCIGAMTIEIDFLQKKSTDSSPYDSDRMAAEFIQQFNNQGFSVTQQFVFSFCDKLFGLMVKDIEAMDASILRGEPASGKKQKIDIGLMVGNSQVIFEKAESSCLTLVGKAKTKEARQSIINPEWNFEKMGIGGLDKEFSDIFRRAFASRVFPPDIVEQMGCKHVKGIMLFGPPGCGKTLMARQIGKMLNAREPKVVNGPEILNKYVGESEANIRKLFADAEEEQKRLGANSGLHIIIFDELDAICKQRGTGASSTGVHDTVVNQLLSKIDGVEQLNNILVIGMTNRPDLIDDALMRPGRFEVKMEISLPDEKGRVQILTIHTNKMRGYNLLAPDVDIKELAADTKNYSGAELEGLVRAAQSTAMNRHIKATSTVEVDMEKAEKLQVTRSDFMGSLDNDIKPAFGTNQEDYSNYIMNGIIKWGDPVTRVLGDGELLVQQTKNSDRTPLVAVLLEGPPHSGKTALAAQIAEDSEFPFIKICSPDKMIGHSEISKCQAIKKVFDDAYKSQLSCVVVDDIERLLDYVPIGPRFSNLVLQALLVLLKKTPPKGRKLLIIGTTSRKDVLQEMEMLDAFSTTIHIPNISTGEQLVDALELLGSFTDKERASIAHQLKGKRVWIGIKKLLVLIEMSLQMDPEYRVTKFLSLLRDEGADRSFYE; encoded by the exons ATGCGCTTGACACCATCGCTGGTGATCTCCATTATG GTCGTAATATTTTTCAAG ACCATGCAAGCGGCGCGATGCCCGACCGATGAGCTGTCGCTGAGTAATTGTGCCGTGGTGAACGAGAAGGATCTGCAGTCAGGACA acatGTGACGGTGAAGACCACACCCAACCACAAGTTTGTGTTCACAGTGACAACCCACCACACTGTGGCACCCGGGAGCATCGCCTTCAGCCTGCCACAG AGGAAATGGGCCGGCCTCTCCATCGGCCAGGAAGTGGAAG TGGCCAACTACAACTTTGACAAGTCCAAGCAGTGCATTGGCGCCATGACAATCGAAATTGACTTCCTGCAGAAGAAGAGTACAGACTCCTCCCCCTACGACTCAGACAGGATGGCCGCCGAGTTTATCCAACAGTTCAACAACCAGGGCTTCTCTGTTACCCAGCAG TTTGTGTTTAGTTTCTGCGACAAGCTGTTTGGCTTGATGGTGAAAGATATCGAGGCCATGGATGCCAGCATCCTCAGAGGAGAACCGGCTTCTGGAAAGAAACAGAAG ATCGACATCGGACTGATGGTGGGCAACAGCCAGGTGATTTTTGAGAAGGCGGAAAGTTCATGCCTCACACTAGTTG GTAAGGCAAAGACCAAGGAGGCTCGACAGTCGATCATCAACCCAGAATGGAACTTTGAGAAGATGGGAATCGGAGGTCTGGACAAGGAGTTCTCCGACATTTTCCGCAGAGCCTTTGCTTCCCGAGTCTTCCCTCCAGACATTGTGGAGCAAATGG GGTGTAAGCACGTGAAGGGCATCATGCTGTTTGGTCCCCCTGGTTGTGGTAAGACACTGATGGCCAGGCAGATTGGCAAGATGCTCAACGCCCGCGAGCCGAAGGTCGTCAACGGCCCCGAGATCCTCAACAAGTACGTGGGAGAGTCTGAGGCCAACATCCGCAAGCTGTTCGCCGAcgcagaggaagagcagaagagG CTGGGAGCCAACAGCGGCCTCCACATCATCATCTTTGATGAGCTGGATGCCATCTGCAAGCAGAGAGGCACGGGCGCCAGCAGCACGGGCGTGCACGACACCGTGGTCAACCAGCTGCTGTCCAAGATTGACGGCGTGGAGCAACTTAACAACATCCTGGTCATCG gtATGACCAACAGGCCTGACCTGATAGACGATGCCCTGATGAGGCCTGGCAGGTTCGAGGTCAAGATGGAAATTA GTCTGCCGGATGAGAAGGGGCGTGTCCAGATCCTGACCATCCACACCAACAAGATGCGAGGCTACAACCTGCTCGCCCCCGATGTCGACATCAAGGAGCTGGCGGCCGACACCAAGAACTACAGCGGCGCGGAGCTGGAGGGGCTCGTCAGGGCCGCTCAGTCCACGGCCATGAACCGGCACATCAAG GCCACATCTACGGTGGaagtggacatggagaaggccGAGAAGCTGCAGGTCACCAGAAGCGACTTCATGGGATCTCTCGACAACGACATAAAACCT GCGTTTGGTACGAACCAGGAGGACTACTCCAACTACATCATGAACGGCATCATCAAATGGGGCGACCCTGTCACTCGTGTCCTTGGTGACGGAGAGCTGCTGGTGCAGCAGACCAAGAACAGTGATCGCACACCACTGGTGGCTGTGCTACTGGAGG GCCCGCCCCACAGTGGAAAGACGGCCTTGGCAGCTCAGATTGCAGAGGACTCGGAGTTCCCCTTCATTAAGATCTGCTCTCCAGACAAGATGATTGGACATTCGGAAATCTCCAAGTGCCAAGCTATCAAAAAG GTCTTCGATGACGCCTATAAGTCACAGCTCAGCTGCGTAGTGGTGGATGACATTGAGCGTCTGCTTGACTACGTCCCCATCGGGCCTCGTTTCTCCAACCTGGTGCTTCAGGctctgctggtgctgctgaAGAAAACTCCACCAAAG GGCCGGAAGCTGCTCATCATCGGCACCACGAGCAGGAAGGACGTTCTGCAGGAGATGGAGATGTTGGACGCCTTCAGCACCACCATCCACATCCCCAACATCTCTACCGGGGAGCAACTCGTCGACGCTTTAGAG CTGCTGGGGAGCTTCACAGATAAAGAGCGGGCCAGCATCGCACATCAGCTCAAAGGGAAGCGAGTGTGGATCGGCATCAAGAAGCTCCTCGTCCTCATCGAGATGTCACTGCAG ATGGACCCTGAATACAGAGTGACCAAGTTCCTGTCTCTACTCAGAGACGAGGGGGC TGACCGCAGCTTCTACGAGTAG